Within the Candidatus Saccharibacteria bacterium oral taxon 488 genome, the region GGCTGGTCGGTTTGGCAATTGTTGGCGCAGGGCGTGGTTATCGCGGCGGACGTCAAGGGGCTATATCACACGCTGGATGCTCACGGTGTGACGGTGCGGTTTCATGAGGTCTGGGATGTTGGGCAGGCGGCGTTTTTGATCGATCCACTCAGGCGTGACCGTCGTTTAGTGGCACTGGCCGGTGATTTTTCTGAGGATAATTCCCCAGAGCGGCAGCTGGCGCGACTACGCCAGATTTACCGCCAGCAGCAGGATTATATGGCGACGCATCAGCAGATTAACAGGGTGCTCCGCGAGTTTGATTTTCCGGTGATTTGGCCGCTGTTTCAGATGGAAAAGCGCGGTATGAAGTTGGACACGGCACTCCTTGAACGCATGGGTAAGGAGCTGGCGACGGAAGTCAGTCAGCTTGAACAACAAATGTATGCGATGGCTGGGCGCGAATTCAACGCCGCTAGTCCGGCGCAGCTGTCAGAGGTGTTATTTACCAAGTTGCAGCTGCCGACGACTGGTATCAAAAAAGGCAAAACTGGCTATTCGACGGGACAGAAAGAGTTGGATAAACTGCGCGGCCAGCACCCAATCATCGAGCTGATTGAGCGGTACCGGGAGCTGACTAAACTAATCAGCACCTACATTGAAGCGCTGCCGAAGTTGGTGGCTAGGGACGGGCGGATTCATACCACGTTTAATCAAGACGTCACCAGCACTGGGCGGCTGAGCAGTACAAATCCCAACTTACAGAACATCCCAGTGCGGACGGAATTGGGTCGGAAAATTCGCCAGGCGTTTGTGCCGAGCCAGGGTAAGGTCTTCGTTGGCGCGGATTATTCGCAATTTGAACTGCGACTGGCGGCGGTGCTGGCGGGCGATGAGCGGCTGATTAACGATTTTAATAGCGACGTTGATATTCATACCAAGACGGCGGCCGAGACCTACGGTGTGCCGATGGAGCAGGTGACAAAAGCACAGCGTCGTGCGGCCAAGGTGATCAACTTTGGCGTACTGTATGGCATGAGTCCGCACGGGCTGGCGGCAGCTACCGGTATGACCTTTACTGAGGCGAAGCGGTTTATTGAACACTATTTTACGGTGCGCCAGCCAATCCGCCACTATTTGGATACAATTTTAGTTCAAGCGCGCGAACAAGGATTTGTTGAGACCTATTTTGGCCGGCGGCGGCCAACGCCCGACGTCAAGTCGAGCAATTTTATGGTGCGTTCGGCGGCCGAGCGGGCGGCGATGAATATGCCAATTCAGGGCACGGAAGCGGATTTGATGAAGCTGGCGATGATTCGGCTGGAGGACAAATTGGCTGGGCTGGCCGAGCCAATTTTGCAGGTTCACGACTCGATTTTGGTGGAGTGTCGAGCGGAAGATGCTGAGCAAGTCGGCGAAATGATGCGTGCGGAAATGGAAAGTATTTGTCCGGAACTGCCGATTGCGCTAAAAGTGGATGTCGGCGTAGGGCTGCACTGGGACGAGGTGTAGCCGAGGCAATAAATGCAAAACTGGCAGAATATGGTATAATCAACCCATGAGGCGTACGTATAATTCGTTTAATTCTTTTTCCCGGTTTGTGCCAATTTTGCTCGTTATTATTATCACCATCGTGACCATCGTCGCGATTATCAGCATCAGCCGGTCGATATTTGGTGGCAATGAGCAAAAACAGCAGCCAGAAACAACTGAGCAGAAAAAAAGCGACTTACTACAAACCGACGAAGGTCGATCGGTCAGGCTGACAGTGCGTGGCCCGATTGTCGCTAATGAAAAATTCCGTTCGTATCAAATAACTATTGCGCCGTCGTCGCGGGTGATGACGACGTATGAGGGGTATATTGAGAAGCAGCTGAACACCAAGCAGCTGAATAATAACGCCAAGGCCTATGAAGAGTTGGTGTACGCACTGGACAAGCGCAAGATGATGGAGGGCCGGCAGCTGAGCGATGAGCAAAATGACCTGCGCGGTATTTGTGCGACCGGCAAGGTGTATAAATTTGAATTGTTGATGAATGGAACAGCGATCAAGGCACTATGGACGTCAGATTGTGGCGGCTCCAAGGGCTCGGCGGTTGCTAATGTCGAGGAAATTGTCGATATGTTTATCAAGCAAATCCCTGACGGTAGCAAAATGGCCACCTCTATCGGGCTGTACCAGCGGGATACGCTGTTCAAGTTTTAGGAGCGTCTTATGCCGGAACTTCCTGAAGTCGAGACAGTTCGCCGCGGTTTAGCGGAGCTACTGCCGGGCCGAGCGGTGACGCAGGCAACCGTATTTGATTCGCCAAAAAGCTTCCCGAATGCGCCGGCTGATGTTGA harbors:
- the polA gene encoding DNA polymerase I, translated to MKRLAVIDGKSVFYRGYYAMPGLSTADGTPTGGVYGFVSLAIELIKKLEPDYVAVAWDKRGTNIRKRRELYPEYKAGRKPAPDDFYQQIPILMELLDAFGWPLYELDDYEADDIMGAFARQAEARGVQTCLLTSDLDALQLVSPLTKVYAMKNGLRNIEEFTAEYFEQKYGIRTDQFLDLKALKGDSSDNLPGVPGVGEKTAVKLLQAYDTLDGVYAHVDEQTGALRTKLENGRESAYLTKQVAELWTDAPVELDWEVADVNDCDFARVAEILRKLEFHSLIGRLPKTMQAADEAVETAELELPRVENLPTEPLFETENIIYIDPSEPDIVYINSKPDVAWRAKVSEIGWSVWQLLAQGVVIAADVKGLYHTLDAHGVTVRFHEVWDVGQAAFLIDPLRRDRRLVALAGDFSEDNSPERQLARLRQIYRQQQDYMATHQQINRVLREFDFPVIWPLFQMEKRGMKLDTALLERMGKELATEVSQLEQQMYAMAGREFNAASPAQLSEVLFTKLQLPTTGIKKGKTGYSTGQKELDKLRGQHPIIELIERYRELTKLISTYIEALPKLVARDGRIHTTFNQDVTSTGRLSSTNPNLQNIPVRTELGRKIRQAFVPSQGKVFVGADYSQFELRLAAVLAGDERLINDFNSDVDIHTKTAAETYGVPMEQVTKAQRRAAKVINFGVLYGMSPHGLAAATGMTFTEAKRFIEHYFTVRQPIRHYLDTILVQAREQGFVETYFGRRRPTPDVKSSNFMVRSAAERAAMNMPIQGTEADLMKLAMIRLEDKLAGLAEPILQVHDSILVECRAEDAEQVGEMMRAEMESICPELPIALKVDVGVGLHWDEV